Proteins from one Telopea speciosissima isolate NSW1024214 ecotype Mountain lineage chromosome 1, Tspe_v1, whole genome shotgun sequence genomic window:
- the LOC122649030 gene encoding GATA transcription factor 7-like — MAIHESFNAGDFLELTLDDFKFEENGTESFLGSNDFSSFQASLSGFPESQLCVPDDPIEDLEWFPNFTNEPISLSGIQTFLDNETAVGFPKTPEQENEENNNRVVGPKKSFDGLLRRVITSKKPRSKRVMGRAWVSMKNPLSPEETGGVVLGRRCTHCHVDKTPQWRTGPLGPKTLCNACGVRFKSGRLVPEYRPVASPSFNMEVHSNSHKKIMKMREMKDG, encoded by the coding sequence atgGCCATTCATGAGAGCTTCAACGCAGGAGATTTTCTGGAACTCACCTTAGACGACTTTAAATTCGAAGAAAATGGGACCGAATCATTCCTAGGTTCCAATGATTTCAGTAGTTTTCAGGCTAGTTTGAGCGGTTTTCCGGAGAGCCAGCTGTGCGTACCGGACGACCCAATAGAGGATTTAGAGTGGTTTCCAAACTTTACTAACGAACCCATCTCCTTAAGTGGTATTCAGACGTTTCTGGACAATGAAACCGCCGTCGGTTTTCCGAAAACCCCAGAACAAGAAAACGAAGAGAACAATAACAGAGTAGTAGGTCCAAAGAAGAGTTTTGATGGACTTCTTAGACGAGTGATAACCAGTAAGAAGCCAAGGAGCAAGCGCGTGATGGGACGCGCTTGGGTGTCCATGAAGAATCCATTGTCGCCGGAGGAGACGGGTGGTGTTGTGTTGGGGAGAAGGTGTACGCATTGTCATGTAGATAAGACGCCGCAGTGGAGAACGGGGCCGTTAGGGCCTAAGACGTTATGCAATGCATGTGGGGTGCGGTTCAAGTCTGGTCGGTTGGTGCCGGAATACCGGCCGGTGGCGAGTCCAAGCTTCAATATGGAGGTGCATTCTAATAGTCATAAGAAGATAATGAAGATGAGGGAGATGAAAGACGGGTAA
- the LOC122649031 gene encoding tetratricopeptide repeat protein 33 translates to MKITWNKKSGNKRPHPTISLYPNLPFDQDEDRTNERKEADNGPQNHHPDQENQPSESLNSELKLAESFQSEGNKLAEEGRFQEALGKWEAALTLMPKRAVLHEQKAQVLLEIGDAWSSLKAATRATELEPSWAEAWITLGRAQLNFGEPDTAIESFDRALAIKPDSEEAKDDRKTALNLVKRRKQLHLSGLSSNSSRYIIENKDEKS, encoded by the exons ATGAAAATAACATGGAATAAGAAAAGCGGCAACAAGCGTCCTCACCCAACCATATCTCTCTATCCAAATCTCCCTTTCGATCAAGACGAAGATCGCACGAACGAACGGAAAGAAGCCGATAATGGTCCTCAGAATCATCACCCTGACCAAGAAAACCAACCTTCTGAGTCCCTCAACTCAGAATTAAAACTCGCAGAGTCCTTCCAGTCCGAAGGAAATAAACTGGCAGAG GAGGGAAGATTCCAGGAAGCACTTGGGAAGTGGGAGGCTGCCCTTACTCTGATGCCTAAAAGAGCAGTTTTACATGAACAAAAAGCCCAAGTTTTGCTTGAGATTGGAGATGCTTGGAGTTCTTTAAAGGCAGCAACAC GGGCCACTGAATTGGAACCCTCATGGGCCGAG gCCTGGATAACACTGGGTAGAGCACAGTTAAATTTTGGAGAACCTGACACTGCTATCGAAAGCTTCGACAGGGCTCTAGCAATTAAG CCTGATTCTGAGGAGGCAAAAGATGACAGAAAGACAGCCTTAAACCTTGTGAAGAGGCGAAAGCAGCTTCATTTGTCTGGGTTGAGTTCAAATTCTAGTCGTTACATCATTGAAAACAAGGATGAGAAATCATGA